A DNA window from Helianthus annuus cultivar XRQ/B chromosome 15, HanXRQr2.0-SUNRISE, whole genome shotgun sequence contains the following coding sequences:
- the LOC110913043 gene encoding mRNA-decapping enzyme subunit 2, producing the protein MSSTGLPRSSSGIPPKELLDDLCSRFVLNVPKEDQQSFERILFLVEYAHWFYEDNSVENNPSLKSFTLKEFTSLMFNSCDVLKPYVPHIDDIFKDFTSYKVRVPVTGAIILDQTYERCVLVKGWKGTSWSFPRGKKNKDEEDDACAIREVLEETGFNVSKLINKDEYIEMTFGPQRVRLYIVGGVKDDTPFAPQTKKEISEIAWQRLDELQTANRDVISRSVAGLKLYMVAPFLKSLRSWISSHQPPVAPKPDSPARAMSLWKAKGSSSSGNNLVMTETPSTTNLASASVSVPVSNSNNGPGRSFRNFQFDSAPILQAIEAAFS; encoded by the exons ATGTCGTCAACTGGCCTTCCTAGATCTTCCAGTGGCATCCCCCCTAAAGAACTCCTTGACGATCTCTGCAG TCGATTTGTTCTGAATGTGCCCAAGGAGGACCAGCAATCATTTGAAAGGATTTTGTTTCTGGTGGAGTATGCGCATTGGTTCTACGAGGACAATTCTGTAGAAAATAATCCGTCTTTGAAGTCATTCACTCTCAAGGAATTTACCTCTTTAA TGTTCAACAGTTGTGATGTTTTGAAGCCTTATGTCCCTCATATAGATGACATATTCAAAGATTTCACGTCATACAAGGTTAGAGTTCCTGTAACAGGGGCTATTATTTTGGATCAAACTTATGAAAGG TGTGTACTGGTAAAAGGATGGAAGGGAACAAGCTGGAGTTTCCCTAGAGGAAAAAAGAACAAAGATGAGGAAGATGATGCTTGTGCCATCCGAGAG GTTCTGGAAGAAACAGGATTTAATGTTTCGAAACTTATTAACAAAGATGAGTATATTGAAATGACATTTGGCCCACAGAGGGTCAGACTCTACATAGTTGGAGGCGTCAAAGATGATACGCCTTTTGCCCCACAAACCAAAAAGGAGATCAGT GAAATTGCATGGCAACGTCTTGATGAACTTCAAACGGCTAATCGAGATGTAATATCACGCAGTGTAGCCGGTCTTAAGCTTTACATGGTTGCTCCATTTTTGAA ATCTTTGCGATCTTGGATTTCATCACATCAGCCCCCCGTTGCACCAAAACCAGATTCACCTGCTAGAG cCATGAGCTTGTGGAAGGCAAAAGGCagtagttcttcagggaacaaCTTGGTGATGACAGAAACTCCGTCAACAACTAACCTGGCTTCGGCTTCGGTTTCGGTCCCAGTTTCAAATTCAAACAACGGCCCCGGCCGAAGCTTCAGGAACTTTCAGTTCGATAGCGCCCCTATATTACAAGCAATTGAGGCGGCTTTCTCCTGA
- the LOC110913042 gene encoding double-stranded RNA-binding protein 2 isoform X2: protein MYKNQLQELAQRSCFNLPSYTCIREGPDHAPRFKATVNFNGETYESPNYCTTLRQAEHSAAEVALGELACQGPSNSLAARILDETGVYKNLLQEVSQRVGSSLPTYTTVRSGLGHLPVFTCTVELAGCTFTGAPAKNKKQAEKNAAMSAWSSLKLLTQQQSESSLLLQKGNTEEQEHVIVARALQKFRLKARMSNIPFPIRFHAPKPKTPNAAQPPPSTTSKILPLICPKMDPSRRRQTTANEPPSPASQSAENPALPRQHKFPAVGAAPYIPVRHLRAMAPPVTIRNSIPVFSAPPLPRSPHMGAAPPPPNHLSQFGRPSVPIAPPVTIRHAVPVFAAPIKPVTSSVTPTEVQKNTGSDEDSKSPLAMSALPTEDKDATKLDLKGLQI from the exons ATGTATAAGAACCAGCTGCAAGAACTGGCGCAGAGGAGTTGCTTCAATCTGCCGTCGTACACGTGCATACGAGAAGGTCCAGATCACGCGCCGCGGTTCAAGGCCACGGTCAATTTTAACGGCGAGACGTATGAGAGCCCTAATTACTGCACTACGTTGCGCCAGGCGGAGCACTCCGCCGCGGAGGTGGCTCTCGGTGAGCTTGCGTGTCAAGGTCCTTCTAATTCCCTTGCCGCTAGGATACTG GATGAGACAGGGGTGTACAAGAACCTTTTGCAGGAGGTTTCTCAAAGAGTAGGGTCATCTTTACCGACATACACAACTGTTCGGTCAGGCCTTGGGCATTTGCCTGTTTTCACCTGCACCGTAGAATTAGCTGGCTGTACATTTACCGGGGCACCAGCCAAGAACAAGAAACAAGCTGAAAAGAATGCTGCCATGTCAGCTTGGTCATCTCTAAAACTTT TAACACAGCAGCAATCAGAAAGTAGTTTGTTATTGCAAAAGGGCAACACCGAGGAGCAGGAACATGTTATTGTGGCTCGTGCTTTACAGAAATTCAGATTAAAGGCAAGAATGTCTAACATACCCTTTCCAATCCGTTTTCACGCCCCAAAACCAAAAACACCTAATGCAGCCCAACCACCGCCATCCACAACTTCAAAAATCCTTCCACTAATATGCCCCAAAATGGATCCTAGTAGGCGTCGCCAAACCACCGCCAATGAGCCACCATCACCTGCTTCTCAATCAGCAGAAAACCCCGCCCTTCCCCGCCAGCACAAGTTTCCTGCTGTTGGAGCGGCCCCATACATCCCTGTTCGGCACTTGAGGGCAATGGCTCCGCCAGTGACTATTCGCAACTCGATTCCTGTTTTCTCTGCACCGCCACTCCCTCGATCACCACACATGGGTGCAGCACCGCCTCCACCGAATCACCTTTCTCAGTTTGGGAGACCATCGGTGCCTATAGCGCCTCCGGTCACCATTAGACATGCGGTTCCCGTTTTTGCCGCTCCAATCAAGCCTGTGACAAGCTCTGTAACACCAACTGAAGTGCAAAAGAATACTG GTTCTGATGAGGACTCCAAATCTCCACTTGCCATGTCAGCATTACCAACAGAAGATAAAGATGCCACCAAACTGGATTTGAAGGGGCTGCAAATTTGA
- the LOC110913042 gene encoding double-stranded RNA-binding protein 2 isoform X1, whose protein sequence is MYKNQLQELAQRSCFNLPSYTCIREGPDHAPRFKATVNFNGETYESPNYCTTLRQAEHSAAEVALGELACQGPSNSLAARILDETGVYKNLLQEVSQRVGSSLPTYTTVRSGLGHLPVFTCTVELAGCTFTGAPAKNKKQAEKNAAMSAWSSLKLLTQQQSESSLLLQKGNTEEQEHVIVARALQKFRLKARMSNIPFPIRFHAPKPKTPNAAQPPPSTTSKILPLICPKMDPSRRRQTTANEPPSPASQSAENPALPRQHKFPAVGAAPYIPVRHLRAMAPPVTIRNSIPVFSAPPLPRSPHMGAAPPPPNHLSQFGRPSVPIAPPVTIRHAVPVFAAPIKPVTSSVTPTEVQKNTGSDEDSKSPLAMSALPTEDKDATKLYLKGLHCQQNTGSDEDSKSPLAMSALPTEDKDATKLDLKGLQI, encoded by the exons ATGTATAAGAACCAGCTGCAAGAACTGGCGCAGAGGAGTTGCTTCAATCTGCCGTCGTACACGTGCATACGAGAAGGTCCAGATCACGCGCCGCGGTTCAAGGCCACGGTCAATTTTAACGGCGAGACGTATGAGAGCCCTAATTACTGCACTACGTTGCGCCAGGCGGAGCACTCCGCCGCGGAGGTGGCTCTCGGTGAGCTTGCGTGTCAAGGTCCTTCTAATTCCCTTGCCGCTAGGATACTG GATGAGACAGGGGTGTACAAGAACCTTTTGCAGGAGGTTTCTCAAAGAGTAGGGTCATCTTTACCGACATACACAACTGTTCGGTCAGGCCTTGGGCATTTGCCTGTTTTCACCTGCACCGTAGAATTAGCTGGCTGTACATTTACCGGGGCACCAGCCAAGAACAAGAAACAAGCTGAAAAGAATGCTGCCATGTCAGCTTGGTCATCTCTAAAACTTT TAACACAGCAGCAATCAGAAAGTAGTTTGTTATTGCAAAAGGGCAACACCGAGGAGCAGGAACATGTTATTGTGGCTCGTGCTTTACAGAAATTCAGATTAAAGGCAAGAATGTCTAACATACCCTTTCCAATCCGTTTTCACGCCCCAAAACCAAAAACACCTAATGCAGCCCAACCACCGCCATCCACAACTTCAAAAATCCTTCCACTAATATGCCCCAAAATGGATCCTAGTAGGCGTCGCCAAACCACCGCCAATGAGCCACCATCACCTGCTTCTCAATCAGCAGAAAACCCCGCCCTTCCCCGCCAGCACAAGTTTCCTGCTGTTGGAGCGGCCCCATACATCCCTGTTCGGCACTTGAGGGCAATGGCTCCGCCAGTGACTATTCGCAACTCGATTCCTGTTTTCTCTGCACCGCCACTCCCTCGATCACCACACATGGGTGCAGCACCGCCTCCACCGAATCACCTTTCTCAGTTTGGGAGACCATCGGTGCCTATAGCGCCTCCGGTCACCATTAGACATGCGGTTCCCGTTTTTGCCGCTCCAATCAAGCCTGTGACAAGCTCTGTAACACCAACTGAAGTGCAAAAGAATACTGGTTCTGATGAGGACTCCAAATCTCCACTTGCCATGTCAGCATTACCAACAGAAGATAAAGATGCCACCAAATTGTATTTGAAAGGGCTGCATTGCCAACAGAATACAGGTTCTGATGAGGACTCCAAATCTCCACTTGCCATGTCAGCATTACCAACAGAAGATAAAGATGCCACCAAACTGGATTTGAAGGGGCTGCAAATTTGA